Proteins encoded by one window of Desulfurobacteriaceae bacterium:
- a CDS encoding nickel-dependent hydrogenase large subunit, giving the protein MAKRIVVDPITRIEGHLRIEVLPENGYIKDAYSSAQMWRGIEIIMKGRHPDDAWMFVQRFCGVCTTVHALASVRSVENALQLEIPFNAQMIRNIIVAAHALHDHIVHFYHLSALDWVDVVSALKADPHKTAKIAESISDWKLNGASVFKAVQEKLKKFVESGQLGPFANGYWGHPAMKLPPEVNLLAVTHYLQALDYQRKADMAIAILGGKNPHIQNLAVGGVSTAINPDNEATLNMERLYYIKQLLEEVREFVHKVYLPDVLAISALYKEWLSYGRGVDNYLAVPELPQDTKGEVFDLPGGTIIGGDLNTVKPIKGFNDKYFINNVVENITHAWYKGDWTRHPWEEETVPEYTGFKADGTVDEKGKYSWSKAPRFKYEGDTIPMQVGPLAQVLVGYAQGHKLTRKYVDEALSTLSSLVGERVGVEVLQSTMGRHIARAIRAKMLSDLVIKQWEQLVDNIGRGDLEIFNPPSYPAGEVRGCGMFEAPRGALSHWIVIENGKIKNYQAVVPSTWNSGPRDAKGQMGPYEASLIGNPIEDPEKPLEVLRTVHSFDPCIACAVHMIDPEGKEIVKVKAL; this is encoded by the coding sequence ATGGCTAAGAGAATAGTGGTTGACCCTATTACAAGAATAGAGGGTCATCTTAGAATAGAAGTTCTTCCTGAAAATGGTTATATCAAAGATGCATACTCTTCTGCTCAAATGTGGAGAGGAATAGAAATTATTATGAAAGGAAGACATCCAGATGATGCATGGATGTTTGTTCAAAGATTTTGTGGAGTTTGTACAACAGTTCACGCTTTGGCTTCAGTTAGATCTGTGGAAAATGCCCTTCAGCTTGAAATTCCTTTTAACGCTCAAATGATAAGAAACATCATTGTTGCTGCTCATGCACTCCACGACCATATCGTTCACTTCTACCATCTCTCAGCCCTTGACTGGGTAGATGTGGTTTCTGCTTTAAAAGCTGATCCTCACAAAACTGCCAAGATAGCTGAAAGTATTTCTGATTGGAAATTAAACGGAGCGTCTGTATTTAAAGCTGTTCAGGAAAAACTTAAAAAGTTTGTAGAAAGTGGGCAGCTTGGACCTTTTGCCAACGGATACTGGGGACACCCAGCAATGAAACTACCACCAGAAGTTAACCTGCTTGCAGTAACCCATTATTTACAAGCTCTTGATTACCAGAGAAAAGCCGATATGGCTATTGCTATTTTGGGTGGTAAAAACCCACACATTCAGAACCTTGCTGTAGGTGGAGTTTCTACAGCTATCAATCCAGACAATGAAGCAACTCTCAACATGGAAAGACTTTACTACATTAAACAACTCCTTGAGGAAGTTAGGGAATTCGTTCACAAAGTTTACCTACCAGACGTTCTTGCAATTTCTGCACTCTACAAAGAGTGGCTCTCTTACGGTAGAGGAGTTGATAACTACCTTGCAGTTCCAGAACTTCCACAAGATACAAAGGGAGAGGTCTTTGATCTCCCAGGTGGAACTATCATTGGTGGAGATCTTAACACAGTTAAACCAATTAAGGGCTTCAACGATAAGTACTTCATTAACAATGTTGTTGAAAATATTACTCATGCTTGGTATAAAGGAGATTGGACAAGACATCCATGGGAAGAAGAAACTGTTCCTGAGTACACAGGCTTTAAAGCTGATGGAACAGTCGATGAAAAAGGAAAGTATTCTTGGTCTAAGGCACCAAGATTTAAGTACGAAGGGGACACAATACCAATGCAAGTTGGACCTCTTGCTCAAGTCCTTGTCGGATACGCTCAAGGACATAAACTTACAAGAAAATACGTTGATGAAGCCCTCTCTACTCTTAGCAGCTTAGTAGGAGAAAGAGTAGGTGTTGAAGTTCTCCAGTCTACAATGGGAAGACACATCGCAAGGGCAATTAGAGCTAAAATGCTTTCAGACCTTGTTATCAAGCAATGGGAACAACTTGTTGATAACATTGGAAGAGGAGATCTTGAAATCTTCAATCCACCATCCTACCCAGCTGGAGAAGTTAGAGGATGTGGAATGTTCGAAGCTCCAAGAGGAGCTCTTTCCCACTGGATAGTTATAGAGAACGGAAAAATCAAGAACTACCAAGCTGTTGTTCCATCTACATGGAACTCCGGTCCAAGAGACGCTAAAGGACAAATGGGACCATATGAAGCATCTCTTATCGGAAACCCAATAGAAGATCCTGAGAAGCCCCTTGAAGTTCTAAGAACTGTTCACTCCTTTGATCCATGTATCGCTTGTGCAGTTCACATGATTGATCCAGAAGGAAAGGAAATAGTTAAAGTTAAAGCTTTGTAG
- the cybH gene encoding Ni/Fe-hydrogenase, b-type cytochrome subunit: protein MAIYEKKYVWSILLRLFHWSFAISIFTLVVTGLYINWPWTNTWMEGSHQWTMAIMRWIHFIAGMIFSCAVLARLYLWFFGNKYEKVWDFLPITGRNIKNLFSTLLYYAYLTDHHEERLGHNALAGTAYFSTLILAVIQLITGFYLLYPENEFWTSLGSIFGTQQEARFIHHILNWYFAWFALVHIYIVVWNDIKNPEGLISSIFDGYKFAHKK, encoded by the coding sequence ATGGCTATTTATGAAAAGAAATACGTTTGGAGTATTCTCCTTAGACTTTTCCACTGGTCATTTGCAATTTCAATATTTACTCTTGTAGTAACAGGGCTTTACATAAATTGGCCTTGGACAAATACCTGGATGGAAGGAAGCCACCAGTGGACAATGGCTATCATGAGATGGATACACTTCATAGCAGGTATGATCTTCTCCTGTGCAGTTCTTGCTAGACTTTACCTGTGGTTCTTTGGAAATAAATACGAAAAAGTTTGGGACTTTTTACCAATTACGGGGAGAAATATAAAGAACCTTTTCTCAACTCTTCTCTATTACGCCTACCTCACCGACCATCACGAAGAAAGACTTGGACATAATGCTTTAGCGGGAACAGCTTACTTTTCCACCTTAATTTTAGCTGTAATTCAGTTAATTACAGGTTTCTACCTCCTTTACCCTGAGAATGAGTTCTGGACTTCTCTTGGTTCTATCTTTGGAACCCAACAGGAAGCAAGGTTTATCCATCACATTCTCAACTGGTACTTTGCATGGTTTGCTTTAGTTCACATTTATATTGTTGTTTGGAACGATATTAAGAACCCAGAGGGTCTTATTTCTTCTATCTTCGATGGATACAAGTTTGCCCATAAAAAATAA
- a CDS encoding HyaD/HybD family hydrogenase maturation endopeptidase, with protein sequence MEKVGILGVGNILLRDEGFGVKLIYTLKAKYDFPKNVELIDGGTAGILLSPEIDGLDKLLIIDVVNAEGSPGEIKIYEKDDFFIDRLPLKLSPHQIGLQEVLLLNEMKGTCPKEIKLIGIIPKSIETGTSLTPELEEKVEEVEKLVIETLKSWGIEVREKENPEIPNLWWEKEIKEA encoded by the coding sequence ATGGAAAAAGTAGGCATTCTTGGTGTAGGAAACATCTTATTAAGAGATGAGGGTTTTGGAGTGAAATTAATTTATACTCTGAAGGCAAAGTACGATTTCCCAAAAAATGTGGAACTAATAGATGGTGGGACTGCGGGAATTCTTCTATCTCCAGAAATAGACGGACTCGATAAACTGCTTATAATAGACGTTGTTAATGCAGAAGGAAGTCCTGGAGAAATAAAGATTTATGAAAAAGATGATTTCTTTATAGATAGACTTCCTTTAAAACTTTCCCCTCATCAAATAGGACTTCAGGAGGTTCTGTTACTAAATGAAATGAAAGGTACCTGTCCAAAGGAAATAAAGTTAATAGGAATTATCCCTAAGTCTATAGAGACAGGAACATCTCTTACACCTGAACTTGAAGAAAAAGTAGAAGAGGTAGAAAAGCTTGTAATAGAAACTCTAAAAAGCTGGGGAATAGAAGTAAGAGAAAAAGAAAATCCAGAGATCCCGAACCTTTGGTGGGAAAAGGAAATAAAGGAGGCGTAA